The following are from one region of the Acipenser ruthenus chromosome 19, fAciRut3.2 maternal haplotype, whole genome shotgun sequence genome:
- the LOC117424538 gene encoding uncharacterized protein LOC117424538 isoform X1 — MNWQYKRSLPFEVRRAEGEKIRAKYPDKIPVIVEKAPKSRVAELDKKKYLVPSDLTGDEHKGHEGSSPTQRFRFCGDWRTSYVDLMRKLIQLCSIDHRSCQPILRCSTLSHLIHSPCLAWEMAFIHLILSCFCTSLTTVFLR, encoded by the exons ATGAACTGGCAGTACAAGCGCAGCCTGCCTTTCGAGGTGCGGAGAGCAGAGGGGGAGAAAATACGAGCCAAGTACCCGGACAAAATCCCA GTCATAGTGGAAAAGGCACCTAAATCTCGTGTTGCAGAACTGGATAAAAAGAAGTACTTGGTGCCTTCCGATTTAACAG gtgatgaacacaaaggacatgagggatcctctcctacccagaggtttaggttctgtggtgattggagaacatcatatgttgacctgatgaggaaactgatccagctctgttccattgaccataggtcttgccagccaatcttgcgttgttccacactctcccatctcatccattctccctgcttggcctgggaaatggcctttatacacctcatcctctcctgcttttgcacctcgttgactaccgtcttcctccgttga
- the LOC117424538 gene encoding gamma-aminobutyric acid receptor-associated protein-like isoform X2: protein MNWQYKRSLPFEVRRAEGEKIRAKYPDKIPVIVEKAPKSRVAELDKKKYLVPSDLTVGQFCFLIRKMIELQAEEALFFFVNNVLPPSSATMGQVYEEHHEEDFFLYLAYSNESVYG, encoded by the exons ATGAACTGGCAGTACAAGCGCAGCCTGCCTTTCGAGGTGCGGAGAGCAGAGGGGGAGAAAATACGAGCCAAGTACCCGGACAAAATCCCA GTCATAGTGGAAAAGGCACCTAAATCTCGTGTTGCAGAACTGGATAAAAAGAAGTACTTGGTGCCTTCCGATTTAACAG TGGGTCAGTTCTGTTTCCTGATTCGGAAGATGATAGAGCTGCAAGCTGAAGAGGCTCTCTTCTTCTTTGTCAATAATGTGCTGCCTCCCTCCAGCGCTACCATGGGACAAGTGTATGAG gAACACCACGAGGAAGACTTCTTCCTGTACCTTGCCTACAGCAATGAGAGTGTGTATGGCTAG